The Agarilytica rhodophyticola genome has a window encoding:
- a CDS encoding cation:proton antiporter subunit C produces MNILEQYNYWVVVCLMMIGFFIVISHGNLVKKLMGLSVFQTSVFILYISMGKVSGGTAPILDQAYSVFSNPLPHVLILTAIVVGIATTALGLALVVRINEEYGTIEESEIQQKDDREC; encoded by the coding sequence ATGAATATTTTAGAGCAGTATAATTATTGGGTTGTTGTCTGTCTCATGATGATTGGTTTTTTCATCGTTATATCTCACGGTAACTTGGTTAAAAAGCTCATGGGCTTGAGTGTTTTTCAAACATCCGTATTTATTCTCTATATTAGTATGGGTAAAGTCAGTGGTGGTACGGCCCCCATTCTCGACCAAGCCTATTCAGTCTTTTCCAATCCTTTACCTCATGTGTTGATTCTCACAGCTATTGTTGTGGGTATTGCTACCACTGCCTTAGGCTTGGCGCTGGTAGTAAGAATTAATGAGGAGTACGGCACCATAGAAGAAAGTGAAATCCAACAAAAGGATGATCGCGAGTGCTAA